A single region of the Vanessa atalanta chromosome Z, ilVanAtal1.2, whole genome shotgun sequence genome encodes:
- the LOC125075984 gene encoding uncharacterized serine-rich protein C215.13-like, which produces MPDAQTHFTMFGVVLLTGTLIALANARIYERCELARDLLKFGVKRDDVATWVCIAFHESRFDTAARNPHSGDHGLLQISELYWCGPGKACGVPCSAFRNEDIYDDVQCAVRIHEEHTRLQGNGFLAWVVYPHHCKHNAKKYIIDCDTSVKHTPAKFDDRARHIKTFERNNTNPQLVSYPDIDKLKPPYLAINELFKGNYMNEFEKGYYNNKRPLNWLNFKIDNIDNLKLPDLTKKGYSERTTPSTNTLDPAIIGIKPPSPRKIESNQFRRRMMNSRTISTKNYGINDNVFRKSFGEISPTNNVYVEIDLSQNPFIHLQKMSTKSSTEIPNQTRGLSRYNQNYVNNFVSTTPRISTTLGSSMSSERRMSTEQNSSLTTTTPKTITSRRGKSRYVPENNTPDHSTLGSPSSTTTSPTVTRINKSDTAKLNINNYNISMNSSNKSERRELKLLETTTPATYTISNKSNKSMEIMEIKSTSSVDENSSIKTQQYENKPKTQTTNTSIEMSGSSTRFSWDSPRYIQTTVSTPQTVRTTTSRASAPTTLAPTTERIVPSSKVTSFVTQTTTDPTPTIKSTQSIFDLYLNPTKATLRPFKFTSFENSPFKVRIFSGGTTTPPASYLASRKLRR; this is translated from the coding sequence ATGCCTGATGCGCAAACGCACTTTACAATGTTCGGTGTCGTGTTGTTGACGGGTACGTTAATTGCGCTCGCTAACGCGCGCATTTACGAGCGATGTGAACTCGCTCGTGACCTGTTGAAATTCGGTGTGAAAAGGGACGATGTGGCAACATGGGTGTGCATCGCTTTCCATGAATCAAGATTCGATACGGCAGCTCGCAATCCGCATAGCGGCGACCACGGGCTGCTGCAAATCAGTGAGCTGTACTGGTGCGGTCCCGGCAAAGCTTGTGGTGTGCCGTGTTCAGCATTCCGCAACGAAGATATATACGATGATGTTCAGTGCGCAGTACGAATTCACGAGGAACACACACGTCTTCAAGGAAACGGTTTCCTGGCCTGGGTAGTGTACCCGCATCACTGCAAGCATAAtgctaagaaatatataatcgaTTGTGATACTTCTGTAAAACATACTCCTGCTAAATTTGATGACAGAGCGCGGCACATAAAAACTTTTGAACGTAATAATACAAACCCGCAGCTTGTAAGTTATCCAGATATTGATAAATTGAAACCCCCGTATCTAGCCATTAATGAATTGTTTAAAGGAAATTAcatgaatgaatttgaaaagggttattataacaataaaaggcCGTTAAAttggttaaattttaaaattgacaacATAGATAATTTGAAGTTACCAGATCTGACCAAAAAAGGTTATTCCGAACGCACAACACCTTCTACTAACACATTAGATCCAGCTATTATAGGAATAAAACCACCATCGCCTAGAAAAATTGAGTCCAATCAATTCCGTCGAAGGATGATGAACTCGAGAACAATATCTACGAAAAATTATGGTATAAACGATAATGTGTTTAGAAAATCATTTGGTGAAATCTCGCCAACAAATAACGTGTACGTAGAAATTGATCTATCTCAGAACCCCTTTATACATTTGCAGAAGATGTCGACTAAGTCTTCCACAGAAATACCGAATCAAACGAGAGGCTTATCGAGATACAATCAAAATTACGTGAACAATTTTGTCTCAACTACGCCACGAATAAGTACTACACTCGGAAGTTCGATGTCATCCGAAAGAAGAATGTCCACAGAACAGAACAGTAGTCTAACCACAACTACACCGAAGACGATTACTTCAAGGAGAGGAAAATCTCGATACGTGCCAGAAAACAACACTCCTGACCACTCAACACTTGGTAGTCCTTCTAGTACTACCACTTCACCGACGGTCActcgaataaataaaagtgataccgcaaagttaaatattaataattataacatttctaTGAATAGTTCAAACAAGAGCGAACGACGTGAACTCAAATTGCTTGAAACAACAACTCCAGCTACTTACACGATCagtaataaatctaataaatcTATGGAAATAATGGAAATCAAATCGACTAGTTCTGTGGATGAAAATTCGTCTATAAAAACTCAGCAGTATGAAAATAAACCGAAGACTCAAACTACGAATACATCGATAGAAATGTCTGGCTCATCTACAAGATTCAGTTGGGATAGTCCTCGTTATATTCAGACGACAGTATCGACACCTCAAACGGTCAGGACGACAACAAGCCGAGCCTCAGCACCGACTACTCTAGCGCCCACGACAGAAAGAATAGTACCATCATCTAAAGTTACGTCTTTCGTTACACAAACTACAACTGATCCTACACCCACTATTAAATCCACGCAGTCTATATTTGACTTATATTTGAATCCTACAAAGGCTACATTGAGGCCTTTTAAGTTTACTTCATTTGAAAACAGCCCGTTCAAAGTTAGAATATTCTCAGGCGGTACCACCACTCCACCCGCTTCTTACCTTGCTTCAAGGAAGCTCAGGCGATAA